One region of Brassica napus cultivar Da-Ae chromosome A10, Da-Ae, whole genome shotgun sequence genomic DNA includes:
- the LOC106370831 gene encoding CCR4-NOT transcription complex subunit 1-like isoform X1, protein MVMNPSKVAGHARFLLESFSDSEVDSIAQEICQLVEYGVETSIPVLKTCLDCFAARRSHPNTSQLEKLISLVFKRVLKHSNLISHALQDVEVTDEFVADLTNALDFSISDKISFALSLAESDDATAAGRNLLLAMIEQLCANSAQIESTEQVQNILLFLQTSEDLSTHLTSFLQILSSTQPKDDFSFALTPILSQQLHQADVLRCIDFHTEFDSILAEIDKEISVGDLMGELGCGVTADAQQCRDILSCFAPLTEATISRILANVARTCADLEDNHTTFSTFSLVLGCCIPTELSTPMSWSVDILIETIKQLQAPGTSWRKVIENLDHSGFDIPNKESFSFFMRLYKTASQDPFPLDAVCGSVWKNVEGQISFLKYAIASPPEVFTFMHSPRKLVYIDDNMHSHEHQLGLSNEAWLSLDLLDVLCQLAERGHTVLVSSLLQYPLAQCPKTLLTGMTHIKTAYNLIQREVVSAILPVIITNSQDSGFILNLWHQNTELVLWGILKAQNLKADRILNLIDICHELKVLSVVLESVPISFSIRLAVLASLRGYLDIENWLPNVLCVYKDLFAEECLKFVKNVHFSESEDFTSQHFHPSDPLSDVHLDATTSLLKVLKAHDNVITSSQLVDEIEKVNAAILDCNSKLQNGEAKVSSASNAYGDDIEAEANAYFHQMFSGQLSVDAMVQMLSRYKDSSVQREKSIFDCMIANLFEEYRFFPKYPERQLKIASILFGSVIKHQLISSLTLGMALRLVLDSLRKPADSKMFLFGSKALEQFVNRLVELPQYCNHILQISHLRSTHPELVTVIEQALSRISSGNLESEAVSNPGPSQSFPGNGEFSGSGIGQSALQLPLPVQSQQKNEVHINDNSRVPSVPSIEAKTLLPSSSTTSADVSVIPKNPGISTSSLTSAGIVRPARGPTSTRFGSALNIETLVAAAERRENAIEIPPSDVQDKISFIINNISTANIESKGKEFAEILPQQYYPWFAQYMVMKRASIEPNFHDLYLKFLDKVDSKLLFKEILQNTYENCKVLLGSELIKSSSEERSLLKNLGSWLGKLTIGRNYVLRAREIDPKSLIVEAYEKGLMIAVIPFTSKVLEPCQMSIAYQPPNPWTMAILGLLAEIYSMPNLKMNLKFDIEVLFKNLGVDLKEVAPTSLLKDRKREIDGNPDFSNKDLGVTHISQPQIIQEPKTISPLKQIDLPLDVADSPNTDDSSKLLSQYVAPQRVYTNTLMEDEKVSHLGLSDQLPSPQGLFPSTPSPLFSISQLSAALPNIGNHVVINQKLSGFALHFPFHRVVPLAMDRAIKEIVSGIVQRSVCIACQTTKELVLKDYTLEPDETRIYNAAHLMVASLAGSLAHVTCKEPLRTSISGHLRNSLQGMNIKNEALEQIVQLVTNDNLDLGCAAIEQAATEKAIQTIDADIDQQLSLRKKHRDGAGSSLFDPNMLSQNSVSFIPESLRPKPGHLSLSQQRVYEDFVQLPWQKQTTQTSHGLSAASSSSGDVGLSSSYGPASGKSASDFLSSARNARMDNVSQPLDISVEGFESPPVSLLSSQVDPAVDTAGLQFSKSLSTSELSLVESSDTAMKETGASLQTLTSAATMERLGGNNIIQPSLSTRDALEKYHIVTQKMEDLVANIAGDDEIQAVVSEVPEIILRCISRDEAALAVAQKAFKALYDNASSNLHVSANLAILVAVRDVCKRVVKELTSWVIYSEEERKLNKDITIGLIQRELLNLAEYNVHMAKYLDGGRNKSATDFSISLLQSLVTEGSSVISELHSLVDALAKLSSKYGSPESLQQLIDIIRNPVTNTSDHSNSAIGIENNDKQSKDKKVVCNTTANTEENTNLEFVESESAGFRSRVSTLFESWYQICEVSGANETACSQYVLHLHETGLLKGDNTTESFFRILLELSVAHCISSEEISSGAVQSPQQAQSPSFLIIDIYAKLVFSILKYLPEQESSSKLFLLSEIMAVTVRSIQKDAEDKKTSLNPRPYFRLFINWLLDLCSLDPGTDGANFQVLSAFANAFHALQPLKIPAFSFAWLELVSHRSFMPKLLTVNGQKGWPYVQRLLVDLLQFLEPFLRNAELGGPVNFLYKGTLRVLLVLLHDFPEFLCDYHFTFCDVIPSSCIQMRNIILSSFPRNMRLPDPSTPNLKIDLLPEIVEAPCILSEVDAALKAKQMKNDVDEYLALRQQNSAYLSELKQKLLLPSSEASSAGTRYSVPLINSLVLYTGIQAIQQLQAGETQAQNVVALHMFKYLSMELDTEGRYLFLNAIANQLRYPNNHTHYFSFIMLYLFFESDQEIVQEQITRVLLERLIVNRPHPWGLLITFIELIKNPRYGFWKQAFIRCAPEIEKLFESVARSCGGLKPPDEGMVSGWVSDNSH, encoded by the exons ATGGTGATGAACCCGTCCAAGGTCGCAGGCCATGCCCGGTTCTTACTCGAGAGCTTTAGCGATTCCGAAGTTGATTCAATCGCCCAAGAGATCTGTCAG CTGGTTGAGTATGGTGTTGAGACAAGCATTCCAGTTCTCAAGACATGCTTAGATTGCTTCGCCGCCCGTCGAAGCCATCCTAATACCTCGCAGCTTGAGAAACTAATATCCTTGGTCTTTAAACGTGTCCTGAAACACTCTAATCTCATTTCTCACGCCCTTCAAGATGTCGAGGTCACTGATGAGTTCGTGGCTGATTTGACTAATGCTCTCGACTTTTCAATCTCTGACAAAATTAGCTTTGCTCTGTCTCTAGCCGAGTCTGATGATGCAACCGCAGCTG GTCGAAACTTATTATTGGCCATGATTGAGCAACTGTGTGCCAATTCTGCCCAGATTGAGTCAACCGAGCAAGTTcagaatattcttttgtttctCCAGACATCTGAGGACCTCTCCACCCATCTTACTTCCTTCTTACAGATTTTGTCTTCTACTCAACCCAAAGATGACTTCTCTTTTGCTCTTACTCCTATCCTTTCTCAACAGCTTCACCAAGCTGATGTTTTAAG GTGCATCGATTTTCACACTGAGTTTGATTCTATCTTAGCTGAAATCGACAAGGAAATTTCTGTTGGAGATCTTATGGGAGAATTAGGTTGTGGTGTTACTGCTGATGCACAACAATGCAGAGATATCTTGTCTTGTTTCGCACCATTAACAGAGGCTACTATCTCAAGGATTCTTGCTAATGTTGCTCGTACCTGTGCTGATCTCGAAGATAACCACACCACCTTTTCAACATTTAGTCTCGTCCTTGGTTGCTGCATTCCCACTGAACTTTCCACTCCAATGTCGTGGAGTGTTGACATCTTAATTGAGACAATCAAGCAACTT caGGCTCCTGGCACAAGCTGGAGGAAAGTAATCGAGAATCTTGACCATAGTGGATTTGATATCCCCAATAAGGAGTCTTTCTCGTTTTTCATGCGGCTATATAAAACTGCTTCCCAG GACCCGTTTCCTCTTGATGCTGTATGCGGTTCTGTCTGGAAAAATGTGGAAGGTCAAATATCGTTTCTTAAATATGCAATAGCATCCCCACCAGAAGTATTCACCTTTATGCATTCTCCCAGGAAGCTG GTATATATTGACGATAACATGCACAGCCATGAGCATCAATTAGGACTTTCCAATGAAGCATGGCTATCTCTCGATCTCTTAGATGTCTTATGCCAACTAGCTGAGAGAGGTCATACTGTTTTAGTTAGTTCGCTGCTCCAGTATCCACTCGCACAGTGTCCCAAAACCTTGCTTACTGGAATGACACACATCAAA ACTGCCTATAATCTCATTCAGCGAGAGGTTGTTTCTGCTATTCTTCCAGTGATAATTACGAACTCACAGGATAGTGGTTTTATCCTTAATCTTTGGCATCAGAATACTGAGCTTGTTCTGTGGGGGATTTTAAAGGCCCAAAATCTAAAAGCAGACCGCATACTCAATTTAATTGATATCTGCCATGAACTGAAG gtTCTTTCTGTTGTTTTAGAATCGGTTCCAATCTCATTCAGCATCAGATTGGCAGTCCTTGCCTCACTGAGAGGCTATTTGGACATCGAGAACTGGTTGCCAAACGTTCTATGTGTGTATAAAGACCTCTTTGCGGAG GAATGTCTCAAGTTTGTCAAAAATGTGCATTTTAGCGAATCAGAGGATTTTACTTCCCAACATTTCCATCCTTCTGATCCGTTATCAGATGTTCATTTGGATGCAACGACTTCGCTTTTGAAA GTTTTGAAAGCTCATGACAATGTGATAACTTCATCTCAACTGGTCGATGAGATAGAAAAGGTCAATGCAGCAATCTTGGATTGTAATTCTAAACTGCAGAATGGTGAGGCTAAAGTTTCATCAGCTTCGAATGCATATGGAGACGATATTGAGGCAGAAGCGAACGCTTATTTCCATCAAATGTTTTCGGGTCAGTTGAGTGTTGATGCAATGGTTCAAATGCTTTCGCGATACAAGGACTCCTCGGTTCAAAG ggaaaaatcaatttttgattgCATGATTGCTAATCTGTTCGAGGAATATCGTTTTTTCCCCAAGTATCCCGAGAGGCAGCTAAAAATAGCCTCCATCCTTTTTG GCTCTGTTATCAAGCACCAGCTTATAAGTTCTCTCACACTTGGGATGGCACTGCGTTTAGTCTTGGATTCTTTGCGTAAACCTGCAGATTCAAAA ATGTTTCTGTTTGGAAGCAAAGCTCTGGAACAGTTCGTGAATCGTCTGGTTGAATTGCCTCAGTACTGTAACCATATTTTGCAAATATCTCATCTGCGTAGCACTCACCCCGAGTTAGTCACTGTTATTGAACAAGCACTTTCAAGGATATCATCTGGTAATTTAGAATCAGAGGCAGTTTCGAACCCTGGTCCTTCACAGTCTTTCCCTGGAAATGGCGAG TTTAGTGGTTCTGGAATTGGCCAGTCTGCTCTCCAACTTCCTTTACCTGTACAGTCTCAACAGAAAAATGAAGTGCACATTAATGACAACAGCAGAGTGCCAAGTGTGCCATCTATCGAAGCAAAGACACTTCTGCCCTCTTCATCTACTACTTCCGCTGATGTTTCTGTCATTCCTAAG AATCCTGGTATTTCGACTTCTTCATTAACTTCAGCTGGTATTGTTCGTCCCGCTCGTGGACCCACTTCGACAA GGTTTGGGTCTGCTTTGAACATAGAGACCCTGGTTGCAGCAGCAGAGAGAAGGGAAAACGCAATAGAG ATTCCACCTTCAGATGTTCAGGACAAAATTTCTTTCATAATCAATAATATCTCTACAGCCAATATTGAATCCAAGGGGAAAGAGTTCGCTGAGATTTTGCCTCAACAGTACTATCCCTGGTTCGCTCAGTATATGGTTATGAAAAG AGCGAGCATTGAGCCCAATTTTCATGATTTGTACTTGAAATTCTTGGACAAAGTTGATTCCAAGCTGTTGTTTAAGGAGATACTTCAAAATACTTACGAAAATTGCAAG GTTCTCTTGGGTTCAGAGCTCATaaagtcaagttcggaagagcGATCTCTGCTCAAAAATTTAGGCAGTTGGCTTGGAAAATTGACCATTGGAAGGAATTATGTTTTGAGGGCGCGAGAAATTGATCCAAAATCCTTAATTGTGGag GCATATGAAAAAGGGTTGATGATTGCAGTCATTCCATTTACTTCAAAG GTTCTGGAGCCATGCCAAATGAGTATTGCGTATCAGCCTCCCAATCCTTGGACAATGGCTATACTCGGGTTGCTCGCTGAGATTTATTCAATGCCGAACCTTAAAATGAATCTGAAGTTTGACATAGAG GTTTTATTCAAGAACCTTGGTGTTGATTTGAAGGAAGTAGCGCCGACTTCCCTTCTAAAGGACCGGAAGAGAGAAATAGATGGGAATCCTGATTTTAGCAACAAAGATCTTGGAGTAACACATATATCTCAACCACAGATAATCCAAGAGCCGAAAACAATTTCTCCTCTTAAGCAAATAGACCTGCCTCTGGATGTTGCAGATTCACCTAATACAGACGATTCCTCGAAGTTATTATCACAG TATGTAGCCCCTCAACGTGTATATACTAATACTTTGATGGAAGACGAAAAAGTTTCCCATTTAGGCTTGTCTGATCAGCTTCCATCACCTCAAGGACTGTTCCCGTCAACTCCATCCCCATTGTTTTCTATTAGCCAG CTGTCAGCAGCACTTCCCAATATTGGAAATCATGTTGTTATTAATCAGAAATTAAGCGGATTTGCTCTGCACTTCCCATTTCATAG AGTGGTACCACTTGCCATGGACAGAGCTATCAAGGAGATTGTGTCTGGTATTGTTCAGCGAAGTGTATGTATTGCTTGCCAAACAACAAAAGAACTTGTGCTGAAG GATTATACCTTGGAACCAGATGAGACACGTATATATAATGCGGCTCACTTGATGGTTGCTAGTCTAGCTGGGAGTTTGGCCCATGTGACGTGCAAG GAACCCCTGCGCACTTCAATATCAGGTCATCTACGGAATTCTCTCCAGGGgatgaatattaaaaatgaagCTCTTGAACAAATTGTGCAACTTGTCACCAATGACAACCTTGATTTGGGTTGTGCTGCCATTGAACAGGCGGCTACAGAGAAG GCAATACAAACTATTGATGCGGACATTGACCAGCAATTGTCGTTACGGAAAAAGCATAGAGATGGTGCCGGATCCTCCCTTTTTGATCCGAACATGCTATCGCAGAATTCTGTTAGTTTTATACCAGAGTCCCTCCGTCCAAAACCGGGACATCTATCCCTGTCTCAACAGCGAGTTTATGAG GACTTTGTTCAGCTTCCTTGGCAAAAGCAGACAACTCAAACTTCTCACGGTTTATCTGCCGCTTCAAGCTCATCTGGCGATGTTGGGCTTAGTAGTAGTTATGGTCCAGCATCAGGTAAAAGTGCTTCGGACTTTTTGTCTAGTGCTCGAAACGCTCGGATGGATAACGTCTCCCAGCCATTGGATATCTCTGTGGAGGGTTTTGAATCTCCTCCAGTTTCACTTTTAAG CTCACAAGTTGATCCAGCTGTTGACACGGCCGGTCTTCAGTTCTCTAAATCCCTTTCGACCTCTGAATTGAGCCTGGTTGAATCCTCTGACACCGCTATGAAA GAAACTGGAGCATCATTGCAGACTTTGACTTCAGCTGCTACCATGGAGCGTCTTGGTGGAAATAATATTATACAGCCTTCTCTGTCCACGAGAGATGCACTAGAAAAGTATCATATTGTTACTCAGAAG ATGGAGGACTTAGTGGCTAATATTGCAGGAGATGATGAAATTCAG GCTGTAGTTTCTGAAGTTCCTGAAATCATCCTCAGATGTATAAGCAGAGACGAAGCTGCCTTGGCTGTCGCCCAAAAAGCTTTCAAGGCTCTTTATGACAATGCATCAAGTAACCTTCACGTCAGTGCTAACCTAGCAATTCTTGTGGCTGTTCGAGATGTTTGCAAGCGTGTTGTTAAAGAGCTCACTAGTTGG GTGATATATTCAGAGGAGGAGCGGAAGCTTAACAAAGACATTACTATCGGTCTTATCCAACGCGAGTTACTTAACCTAGCGGAGTACAATGTCCACATGGCGAAGTATCTTGATGGAGGGAGAAACA AAAGCGCCACTGACTTTTCTATTTCTCTACTCCAATCCTTGGTCACTGAGGGGTCAAGTGTCATTTCAGAGCTACACAGTCTTGTTGATGCACTGGCAAAG CTTTCCTCAAAATATGGATCTCCCGAGTCATTGCAACAACTAATTGACATCATACGAAATCCAGTTACTAACACAAGTGATCACTCTAATAGCGCAATCGGAATTGAGAACAATGATAAGCAATCAAAGGATAAAAAG GTTGTGTGCAATACCACCGCTAACACAGAAGAGAACACCAACTTGGAATTTGTGGAATCAGAGTCTGCGGGTTTCCGGAGTCGG GTGTCCACACTTTTTGAAAGCTGGTATCAGATCTGCGAAGTTTCTGGTGCAAATGAAACCGCTTGCTCACAATACGTGTTGCATTTACATGAAACTGGACTACTTAAGGGAGATAATACAACAGAGAGTTTTTTCCGAATTCTTCTG GAACTTTCTGTTGCTCATTGTATATCTTCTGAAGAAATTAGTTCTGGTGCTGTGCAATCTCCTCAGCAAGCTCAGAGTCCATCATTCCTTATCATTGATATTTATGCCAAACTTGTTTTCTCGATCTTGAAG TATCTCCCGGAACAGGAGTCGAGCAGCAAGTTATTTCTTCTGTCGGAG ATCATGGCTGTTACTGTGAGATCTATTCAAAAAGATGCAGAAGATAAAAAGACATCACTCAATCCAAGACCTTATTTTAGGTTATTCATCAATTGGCTGCTGGACTTATGTTCCTTGGATCCCGGGACTGATGGTGCAAACTTTCAG GTTCTATCAGCTTTTGCCAATGCATTCCACGCGTTGCAGCCTCTTAAGATTCCCGCCTTCAG CTTTGCATGGCTAGAACTGGTCAGCCACAGAAGCTTTATGCCCAAGCTACTTACAGTAAATGGCCAGAAAGGTTGGCCATATGTTCAACGCCTGCTGGTAGACTTGCTCCAGTTTCTTGAGCCATTTTTGAGAAATGCTGAACTCGGAGGACCA GTTAATTTCCTATACAAAGGGACACTGAGAGTGTTGCTGGTGCTGCTTCATGACTTTCCGGAGTTTCTCTGCGATTATCATTTTACTTTCTGCGATGTGATTCCTTCAAGTTGCATACAAATGCGAAATATTATTCTGAGTTCTTTTCCACGGAACATGAGGCTTCCAGATCCATCGACCCCAAATTTAAAG ATTGATTTGCTGCCGGAGATAGTAGAAGCTCCATGTATCCTTTCTGAGGTTGATGCTGCGTTAAAAGCAAAGCAAATGAAGAATGACGTGGACGAGTATCTCGCT TTGAGGCAACAGAATTCAGCATACCTAAGTGAATTGAAGCAGAAGCTACTCCTGCCGTCCAGCGAGGCTAGCTCAGCTGGAACCCGTTACAGTGTACCATTGATCAACTCGCTTGTGCTATACACTGGAATTCAG GCTATTCAGCAGCTACAGGCGGGTGAGACACAGGCTCAAAATGTGGTGGCCTTGCACATGTTCAAGTATTTAAGTATGGAACTTGATACGGAAGGGCGGTACCTGTTCCTTAATGCAATCGCCAATCAGCTTCGATATCCCAACAACCACACCCATTACTTCTCCTTCATCATGCTCTATCTCTTCTTCGAGTCTGACCAG GAGATCGTACAGGAGCAGATAACAAGAGTGTTGCTGGAAAGGCTAATTGTGAACAGGCCGCATCCATGGGGACTCCTGATAACATTCATAGAGCTGATAAAGAATCCAAGATATGGCTTCTGGAAACAAGCCTTCATCAGGTGTGCGcctgagattgagaaactctTTGAATCTGTCGCCAGATCCTGTGGTGGTCTCAAGCCCCCTGACGAGGGAATGGTCTCCGGTTGGGTCTCGGACAACTCTCATTAG